The Arachis ipaensis cultivar K30076 chromosome B05, Araip1.1, whole genome shotgun sequence nucleotide sequence AAAAAATCCATTTTTTTGTACCAACAATTTTCTTTACcttattttgaaatttgataaTATAGAGGTTGTTACTGCTTTACTAGATACACATACAAAGGAAGATTCTTTTGGATTTTTCTAATagaaaaactcttttttttttttggacagagACCCAGGCCAACAGATTAGCCCAGGTCCAGAACAAGAATCCATGCCTCTACCCGACCCGCAATCCATCCGTGTTTCTCCACCCTTACCATGAGAGAGAGGTTGAATTTGCCAAGGCTACGCAGCAGCATCCTTTCGTCAGCAACCGAAGCGCTGATAGGACCCCTGCGCACTGGCGACGCTGCCGGAGTGACTACCCCGAAGAGCGTTCATGTCTGAGCCGCCTTCACACCGTCTTGCATCCATGACAGTAGCCAGGACATCGTCTTTAAAGCCTTCCATCACTTTCCACTCTCCAGCAGCTCGACTCGGACCCATCAATTCAGAGCAATAAGTGAACCCTTGCTTGATAGCGACGTAGCCGGAGCAACGCCGGCATAGCATGTTCTTGTCGGGGTTTCGCCCAGCAGTTGGATTCCGCAGCTTCCGTAGATCGCCGCTGCTGAGACCGCCCTAGCCCTCCTCTGCTTCATGATGCCGCAGCACCATCCGAGTACCACCGTCGCCTTGGGTTGCATGCAGATCCTCTGTCTCAGATCATTAACGATCTGGATTGTATCCGGACTTTCCTGCCTCTCTGCTTGGTTCAAGCATTTTCTTTTTGCCTGATTTGATATTTCCTATAATTCTTTATAGTTTTTGCTTCACATTTGAAATTCACTTCTGATAATGCTCTGTATGTCTGCAGGTGGTTTAGTGCTCCAACTCGCTCGTAATGTTTCTGCTTTTGCCACTGCATGGGCTAGACGATTTCCGTTTCTAGGAGTCCAAGTCATTCCCTTTTCAGGTATACTCTTCATTAAAATTTGAATGTCTTGGATTATGGCCATTGCCCCTGCCAATGTTGTCTTGGATTTGATTGCTTGAACGAGCTTTAAGTTGTCAGATTCTATTAGAGTTCTGCCCATTTGTAGATTGTTCACTATGATTAAAGCTTGCCTTATTGCCTGGGCTTCTGCCACAGTACTTGATTTGGCTTGAATCTTTCCTGAGAAACCTAAAATAATCCTTCCTTTACTGTCTCTAATAACTGCAGCTATTGCACTTGTTCCAGTATCCTTTCTGAAGGTTGCGTCAACATTTACGTTCAACCAGTTCTCAGGGGGAGGTCTCCATTTCACCAGGTTAGTTTTGCTCCTATTGGCTTCTGTTTTCTGTGACTGATGTTTTTCTGTTAGTTTCCAGTATGTTGCCTCTAGTGCTTTTGCCTTGCTAATTGTCCAACTATGGTTTACTTCCTGTTATTGAAACAACTTACTGTTCCTCATTTTCCATATCTCCCACATGAGAAATCCTAACTTGCTAATTCTCTTCTCCTGGTCCTCTCTACCTCTTGCTCTCACCTTTCTTATGCATTCCACTATCCAATTTCTGATTGAGCTGACTATCTCAACTGTTGGGGTCCATTGACATTCCGCTCCGAACCATGTtgccctagcccaatcacatagCAGTAATGCATGTTCTACTGTCTCTAAACTTTTTAAGCATATTTGACAAACTGGATCCGGTGCCATCTTTCTTTTATGTAAGTTAGAACCTACTGGTAATATATCATGACATGCTTTCCATAAGAACATTCTGATCTTCTGTGGGACTTCCATTCTCCATACCTCCTTCCATATCTCCTTTTTATCTTCACTCGTTGATGGATTTTCATATTTCATGTTCTGCCCAACTCTTTTTGCAGCATAATATCCTGTTCTTATTGAATAATTTCCATCCTCCTTCCATGGCCAATACAAGTGGTCCTCTTTGTTCATTACACTAACAGGGGTGTTGAGAATATCTTTGCAAATGTCCTGGGGAAACATGCACTCAATCATTCTTTTATTCCACCCTTCCCCATTCACAATGAGATCCTTTACCTTCGAGTCATTTGTGCTGTTAGCATTAAGAGGCTTGCTCCTCCCAGAGATCCAATTGTCTTTCCATATGTTTACTTTGGAACCATCTCCAATGCTCCACTTTGCTCTTTCCCTTAGTAACTCTCTTCCATGCAAGATGCTTCTCCAGACCCATGACGCGCCCTTTTTACGTGTCGCTATCCAAAAGTTGCCATCCGGGAAATATAACGATTTCAAAACTTGTACTCAGATTGCATCTGGGTTCTTCAATGCTCTCCATGCTTGTTTGGCAAGGTAGGCAGTACTTTATTTCTCGAGGTCTTTGAACCCCAGCCCCCCATCGCTCTTGCTATCAGTAATGTTGTCCCACTTTTTTCCAATGGATGCCTCGTTCTTTCCCCGATGCTGCCCACCAGAATCTTGCAACCTTTGTACAAATTCTCCTGCAAAAGCTCTTGGGAAACTTTATGACATTCATGGCATATGATGGCATTGCTTGAATTACATACTTTATTAGTGTTTCTTTGCCTGCTTGATTCAGTAACCTTTCTTTCCATCTCTCTAGTTTATTCATGATTTTTTCTTCAATCCATACTAGAGCTTTGTTATGAGATCTTTCCCATATGGCTGGTAACCCCAGGTATTTTTCCGGCGTGTCCCATGTTGTCATGCCTAAAATCTCTTCAATTTCTACTCTCGTTTGTATCGAGACCTGGCTTCCAAAAGTAATGCCTGACTTGTTCAAGTTGATCCTTTGTCCGGATGCCTCTGTGTATTCATTTAGCACGGTGATAATATAAAATATCTCATCCTTCTTTGCTTTCGCGAATATAATGCAATCGTCTGCGAACAACAAATGAGTAAGAACCGAGGCTGTTGGGGCTATCTGTAGGCCAGTTATATAGCCTTTCGCTTGAGCCTCCTGCATTAGAATTGTGAATACCTCAGCTGCTAAAATGAAAAGGTAGGGGGATAATGGATCCCCTTGTCGAAGACCACTCTGAGGCTTGATCTTCTTAGATAACTCTCTGTTGACCTTCACCCTATAACTTGCACTTCTGACACATTTCATCACCAATTCAACCCATTTTTCGGTGAACCCGAGTCTCATGAGCACCTTTTCAAGGAAATCCCATTCTAACCTATCATATGCCTTGTTCATATCTAACTTGATTGTTATATTCTGTGATCCctctcttcctttcttatttaGGCTATGATAAACTTCTTGGACAATTACTACATTATCTTGTATGAGCCTTCCTCCCACAAAAGTACTTTGGGTTGGGGACACTATATCCTCAAGAAGCCCTTCCAGCCTTAACACTATGACCCTAGTTATAATTTTGTAAATGAAGTTACAGCAGCTGATTGGTCTTAAGTGATTAAGTTCTTCCGGATTCTTGACCTTTGGAATTAAGACTACTATAATTTCACTAATCTCTTCCGGCAAGTACCCATTCCAAAAGAATTCTCTAATTACTGCACATACCTCCTTCTTAATTATCTCCCAGTGTTTTTGGTAGAAATGTCCATTCAGACCATCTGGCCCCGGAGTCTTGAGGCTGCCCATGCTGAAGACTACTTTTCTAATCTCCTCTTCGATGACCTCTGAGATCAGCTCCCTATTTATGTCTTCCGTGACTCTCATTGGAATTTTGCTTAAGACTGATTCACAATTTCTTTTGTTGTTGGAAGTAAATAACACCTCAAATCGTTCCTCGATGTGATTCATAATTTCTTTTCTATCCTCTATCTATAGGCCCGCCTCATTTTTAAGCTTATCAATTCGGTTCCTTCCCCTTCTATGAATGGTAGTGGCATGGAAAAAAGATGTGTTCTTGTCTCCCCATTTCAACCACTTCAACCTGGCTCTTTGTCCCCAAAATTTTTCTTCCTGTTTCCCTAAAGCAGCTATATTCTCCTTTATTTGCTGTATTTTCTCCTGCTTATCTTGTGTTAATTTCGACTCTTGTAGCTTCTTTAATTCCTCTTTCAACTTGTTGATTTCTTTGTCCGCTCATTTAAATGTCCTCTTGCTCCATTTTTTAAGCTCCTCTTTACAATTTTCCATTCTCCTTGTAATTCCTTTCCAAACGCATCATTGGACGTCTTCCTTATCCCATCCCTTTCTTACTGTATTCTTGCACTCGTCATGATTGGTCCAAAATGCCTCGAATTTAAAACTCCTCTCTATTctttgaatctgatttatgtCCAAAACTAATGGGCAATGGTCAGAACTAATAGCCGACAGAGCTTTGAGTGATGCCTGCTGATACAGGAGTCTCCATTCCCAATTGACTAGTGCCCTATCTATCCTCTCCCTGGTGATAAATTCATTCCTCGGGTTGCTGAACCACGTGAATCTTCCTCCTTTTATGTCTAAGTCCATAAGATAATTCATATCTACAAACTGCCTAAATTCTCTCACCTGGCTTTGTGGCTTTGGATGTAGACCAATTTTCTCCTCTTAACTCAAAATGTCGTTGAAATCCCCTATGAATAATTATGGTTCCCCCTTGTTGCCATTATTCGCTGTGATAGCTCTCCATTGCTCTTTTCTTCTTCCAGAACATGGGTTTCCATATATGAAGTTGCACTCCCATATCTTCCCTTTCTATAATCAATACGGGCTTTTATATGATTATCACACCAGAAATAAATatcaatattatatattttattccacAAAAGGCATAGCCCTCCGGACAATCTCCGGGGTTCTATGTGAAATACATTCTCAAAATGTAGCCTTCTTTTCAGCTTCTTAATAGTACTTTCTCTAGCTCTAGTCTCCATAAGAAATACTATTGCAGGCTTTAATTGTTTGCACATGCTGTGCAGTTCAAAAACTGTCGCAGGGGCCGCTACCCCGCGGCAGTTCCAACTTATGATACTCATGGTTGAGTTTGGGGCTTGTGTAGGCCCGCCTCCTCAGCCATTGAGTCTTCCAAGTCTTCTTTGATCTTTGACCCTTCCTCATGCGCTTTTCCTTCTATTAGGCATCTGCCCcatttgttcttcttgttggcCCTCCACATCTGTAtagctttctcttcttcttttttagaaAATTTCTAATCTGCTCCTGTTGGTCCTCTTCCATTCTTCTTTTAAGCTTCAACTTTTCCTCCATTCTTTGAACAAGTTCTGTTTCGTATTCTCTGGCCACTACAATTGCTTTGCCATTTTTCTGCTCTatttcttcatcttctgctaGTTCTACATAATAGAAGCCTCCATCGCTCTCTATGACTAATTGCTTGCTCTTCTGTTCTGACTCTTGCTCTTTTGGTTTGTACTGTCTGATTAGCCCATCAATGTCCATGTTATTTATGTTTTGGGCCTCCTCTTcaactcttttttctttgtttttcttcctttttttcttcaGCCATGTTTTTGTTGAACTCCTTCAATATTTGTCCAATAGTGAGGTTTCTTTCTTCTTCAGTTGGTCCACTTTTAATTTGTTGTCTGTTTCTATTGGGCCTTTGGTTTATGAAAGCCTATGCCCCTCTTTTTATGCTGTCTATTCTTCTCATGCTTGGCCCACCTTTCTCTTTATGCTTCCTAGGATTTTTGCTGTTGTCCTCCTCTTTCTCCCATACTTTATCTGATTCCCTTTTTTGTGCTTTGTTGTCCCATCATCTACATTGAAAATATTGTTGTGCTTCTCACCGTTCTTTCCATCATCATTAGCCCCTTCATCTTGATCTTGCACTTCTTGTATTGCCACTTGTCTCTCTCCCATTTGTTCATGTAGATTTGCTAATCTGTCCCAAGATTTGGCAGAGGCACTAGCTTGAGAGCTTCTCATACCCCCCTAGACTTGACTCCCCTCTATCCTTCTGTGATTGTCTTTTCAGCCACTCTCTCCCTTGCAAACTTCTTTCACGCGCCTCCCACAACTCCTCCACCCAATTATTTTGTTCCTCCTTTCTCCTCCTGATTCCTGCCTTTCTTGCCTCATTCTCTATCGATCTCAGCCCCAGGGTTGTGAGTTCAGGTCCATATCTAGGCATTTCTGGGTTTACTAATGACCTCACTAGCTCCTCAACATATGCTCTTTTGTCATGCCCAATTCTTCCACACTTATAATAATAATCATACagtttttcatatttaaattcaGCTCATGGGTGACTTCCATCATTTCTTTTGAACCAGAAACCCGTTTTCAGAGCTATTTGAACATTTATCTCCACTCTGACCCTAAAAAAGGATCTAAGCATGTTTCCTTCAACAAAAGGATCCTCAGCACATATCACTCTTCCTACTATGACTCCTATTTTCTcagcattttttttatattaattttatcaTAAGGTAACCCATGTATTTGGACTCAAATAGGAAGTTGATTGTAGTTTACCTTATCAATGGACAGGTTTGAGCTCCACCATTGCAGACTCAGCATATGACCTTCAATTCTCCATGGTCCATCATCATACGCTCTTCTAGCTTCCTCCAGACTTTTGAAGTTCAAGATAAAGGAGTTTGGTCCTACATTGGTGATCACCAGACCCTGCGGATCTCCCCACATATTAAGAATCGTTTTACGCACTGTGACCGTATTTAGCACCTTTTCCGTCAACACCCGGCCCACTAGTTTCTGATTTGTATTATCTCCATGTTGAGCTGGAGATTCTTCCAATTCTAAAACATCCCCTTCCATGTCTGAATTTTTTGTACCTTCCATGACTTGCCTAGTTGAGTTGACTCCCTTCTTTTGTTTTGTCTCTCTCAGTTATTTTGTGATTGTCTTCAAATTTGTATCTGAACTAGACTTGAGAAATTATTATGATCAAAGCTCCGCTTGTCGAAGCAGTGTATCTCCACTTTTGGAGAGCGTGAGGCTCCACTCTTGGAGAAGTTAACTAGCTATACACAAGTTTAAAACTTACCAAATCTCACccgttaaaaaagaaaaaaaggaggaTGCTCCTATAAAGATGCGTAAAACGTCTTTTTGTAAAGACACTTATGTGTCGCATTATTATTGGATGTATTAATAAGccggttattttttaatttcttaacaaattagaataaaattgatttttttataacaataacaataaacctAATTGTTATCAGATCTGGTCGAACCGACCAATTTACATAATCCACTGGATcatggtttttttttgttttttttacacaaaaatcagggatatatttgtctttttataaaaaaatttaaacatgattcagtttagattgtgtaaatcgatcggatcaaatcggatctaataattataatacgaacaattgggtttattattgttgctataataaaccaattttgttctaatttattaaaaaataaattattaatcaatTTAATAAAAATGTCTAATAATAACATGACACAtataaacatttaaaaaaaaaagaatacttTTAGTGTTTTTATTAAAGTAATCTCCTTAAATAAATGAACAAATAAACAAGTTGTAATTTTCTTTATGAGAATACTGGATTactttaaacaaaaaataaaatccatcatgccattaattttttttttttactaaagatatgagactcgaactcgcaacctcttaattgagtatggaaaaactatgccatttgagttattactcattaaaatttggaaagataggagactatGCCATTACTTGACTTGATGGTTTGATTCTTTTTTATCTTAAATCCTATAAAATGTTCCGCAGAAGTTTACGAgatcatatataataaataatgatttaagactaaatataaaatttaatattttaatagttGGTCTCAATTCAATCTGAACAAAAGACTAgttatttaagattttttttatcaaaaaactTTTGTTTGAGTTGCTCTTACACAAGGTATTTGCTGTATTAATTACACCTTGTGATTGTTCTAGTTTTTTTGGAAGAAACATAATTTTTACCTTTAACCCTACActaattaatttttcatttttttaattaaaaatgttaACCCTTTAAGACCCCAATAATATCtccattttgaaaaaaaaaatgcggGATAGCCTGTTAATAAGAATTGCAACAAGATGAACTAATAATCGTCTAAATTCGTTGAATAAAAATGTTAATGGTGCGTTTATTAAGTTATACAGTTAGGATTTTACGCCAAAAATAGAAGGGCATGCATAACTTAGTAATAACAATACAGTGTTTTTTAATACACATATTGATATTATTGGTATAGTGGTTATGTATTTTTGGTAATCGCAGAGAGTATAGGGTGTCACAACTCACATTGATTAAGACGCAGAGAGCAAACCATTATTAAATTAAAGCAGGGCATGCACACGCAACACATAACCACAACCTTGTTGTATTCACAATCAGCCAGAGACCATGGGTCATGATCATCACAGCCAGAAGCATCAACCCCCTGTTGGAACTCCGCCGTCCCAAGGTCCCTCccctttctcttcctcttcctctcatCAATCGATTTTGATCATGTCATGCCAAAATCTCAGGAATATAATCCTTCTTGTCtcataaataatataattgtGTGCATTTACATTGATGCAGGTTATCCACCGCCAGATCTACCAAAAGAAGGTTATCCGCCGCCGGGATATCCTCCGGCAGGGTATCCGCCTCCAGGGTACCCACCACCAGGGTATCCTCCACCGCCGGGATACCCCACTCAAGGTTATCCTCCTCCGCCATACCCAGCACAGGGGTATCCTCCGCCCTACGCACCACCTTACCCGCATCATCAGCCTCCGCCTCCTCAGCATCACCATCACCATAATAATAACTCATCCGGCCCTGGTTGCTTGGAAGGCTGGTTAgtccctcttcctctctctcatcACTCATTATTATTACATGTGTATATTGATTACATATATATAGAGATCAGATCTGCATGTTTGTTGTTCCAATTCCTAGCTTTGATTCACTCATTCCAGCTAACTACTCAAACCCACTTATTAGTGCATGCGTACTTAGTTATGTCCAATCCAGAATCATTTGATGTGATCTCTTCTTGAATCAATAAAATAATGAAATGAGCAAGGTACATTTTTCTCAGACGATGAGTTAGTCACAGGTGATGACTACTTCTCAGATTTGCCTCAAAGGATCGGAGAACTCATTTCAGAACAAAGTTTTGTGTAATTATTATGCATGCATGGAAGGAGAAGTCTAATTCTTTATAGTATATATTGGATATATGAAATTGTTAGTGTGCTGTTGAATAGTGATGTGCAGCGATATCGATGTTGATTTTGTTCAAATTTTGTGAATTTGTGCAGTTTGGCTGCTCTCTGCTGCTGCTGCTTGTTGGATGCGTGCTTCTGATGAGAAGATAATATATGCTTCAATTTGCAGAAACTGTGTCTAAACTTGAACATacataatatattatatattatgtttCTAGCTATAGGTCTCTTTTCTCGTTGTTAGTTCGCTACTTTATTTCTGTTAAATAATAATATGAACATTGAATTAC carries:
- the LOC107641759 gene encoding cysteine-rich and transmembrane domain-containing protein A-like; this encodes MGHDHHSQKHQPPVGTPPSQGYPPPDLPKEGYPPPGYPPAGYPPPGYPPPGYPPPPGYPTQGYPPPPYPAQGYPPPYAPPYPHHQPPPPQHHHHHNNNSSGPGCLEGCLAALCCCCLLDACF